From a region of the Actinomadura luzonensis genome:
- a CDS encoding ABC transporter permease, with the protein MLTYIIRRLIGALAMLIVISMVTFGIFFVVPQWAGATPEALASRYVGRAATPETVHLVAERLGFYDPVVVQYGRFVKGIFAGAQYDYGAGVEQCPAPCFGYSFISGQPVWPDLVDRMPVTFSLAIGAAILWVLGGVSIGVLSALRRGSFFDRLSMGTALAGVSLPIFFTGMISLVVFSYGLGWTPPGGAYTPLLQNPAQWAYDLLLPWITLAFLFAATYARLTRAGMLETMGEDYIRTARAKGLKEREVVVKHGLRAALTPILTLFGIDFGLLIGGAILTETTYTLPGLGQYAILAIRNQDLPQVMGVVLVAALFVVVASLVVDLLYAVVDPRVRLS; encoded by the coding sequence GTGCTCACATACATCATCAGGCGTCTGATCGGCGCGCTCGCGATGCTCATCGTGATCAGCATGGTCACCTTCGGCATCTTCTTCGTCGTGCCGCAGTGGGCCGGGGCGACCCCCGAGGCCCTCGCCTCGCGCTACGTCGGGCGCGCGGCGACCCCCGAGACGGTCCACCTGGTCGCCGAGCGGCTCGGCTTCTACGACCCCGTGGTCGTGCAGTACGGCAGGTTCGTCAAGGGCATCTTCGCCGGCGCCCAGTACGACTACGGCGCCGGGGTCGAGCAGTGCCCCGCGCCCTGCTTCGGCTACTCCTTCATCAGCGGGCAGCCCGTCTGGCCGGACCTGGTCGACCGCATGCCGGTCACCTTCTCCCTGGCCATCGGCGCCGCGATCCTGTGGGTGCTGGGCGGGGTGAGCATCGGCGTGCTGTCGGCGCTGCGCCGGGGCAGCTTCTTCGACCGGCTGTCCATGGGCACCGCGCTGGCCGGCGTGTCGCTGCCCATCTTCTTCACCGGCATGATCTCGCTGGTCGTCTTCAGCTACGGCCTCGGCTGGACGCCGCCCGGCGGCGCGTACACGCCGCTGCTGCAGAACCCCGCGCAGTGGGCCTACGACCTGCTGCTGCCGTGGATCACGCTGGCGTTCCTGTTCGCCGCCACCTACGCGCGGCTCACCAGGGCGGGCATGCTGGAGACGATGGGCGAGGACTACATCCGCACCGCCCGGGCCAAGGGCCTGAAGGAGCGCGAGGTCGTCGTCAAGCACGGCCTGCGCGCCGCGCTGACGCCGATCCTGACGCTGTTCGGCATCGACTTCGGCCTGCTCATCGGCGGCGCCATCCTCACCGAGACCACCTATACTCTGCCGGGGCTCGGCCAGTACGCGATCCTGGCCATCAGGAACCAGGACCTGCCGCAGGTCATGGGCGTCGTGCTGGTCGCCGCGCTGTTCGTGGTGGTCGCGAGCCTGGTCGTCGACCTGCTCTACGCCGTGGTCGACCCGAGGGTGAGGTTGTCGTGA
- a CDS encoding ABC transporter ATP-binding protein, whose protein sequence is MSFLDVKDLKIHFPTDDGLVKSVDGLSFGLERGKTLGIVGESGSGKSVTSLGILGLHKGGRARLSGEIWLDGEELIGASAEHVRGLRGKKMAMIFQDPLSSMHPYYTVGHQIVEAYRIHHDVSKQVARKHAIDMLGRVGIPEPARRVDSYPHEFSGGMRQRAMIAMALSCDPELLIADEPTTALDVTVQAQILDLMVDLQREFNSALIIITHDLGVVAELSDDILVMYAGKCVEYGPADSIFYRPEHPYTWGLLGSMPRLDREPTERLLPIKGSPPSLINVPPGCAFHPRCPYAERTGGKADTEVPALTETEGGHLVRCHMSRDERRSLWENEIKPVLEIQ, encoded by the coding sequence GTGAGCTTCCTTGACGTCAAGGACCTGAAGATCCACTTCCCGACCGACGACGGGCTGGTCAAGTCCGTCGACGGGCTGTCGTTCGGCCTGGAGCGCGGCAAGACCCTCGGCATCGTGGGCGAGTCCGGCTCCGGCAAGAGCGTGACCAGCCTCGGCATTCTCGGCCTGCACAAGGGCGGCCGCGCCCGGCTGTCCGGCGAGATCTGGCTGGACGGCGAGGAGCTGATCGGCGCCTCCGCCGAGCACGTGCGCGGCCTGCGCGGCAAGAAGATGGCGATGATCTTCCAGGATCCGCTGTCGTCGATGCACCCCTACTACACGGTCGGCCACCAGATCGTCGAGGCTTACCGCATCCACCACGACGTCAGCAAGCAGGTCGCCCGCAAGCACGCGATCGACATGCTGGGCCGCGTGGGCATCCCCGAGCCGGCCCGCCGCGTCGACAGCTACCCGCACGAGTTCTCCGGCGGCATGCGCCAGCGCGCCATGATCGCCATGGCGCTGTCGTGCGACCCCGAGCTGCTCATCGCCGACGAGCCCACCACGGCGCTCGACGTCACCGTCCAGGCCCAGATCCTCGATCTCATGGTCGACCTGCAGCGCGAGTTCAACTCCGCGCTCATCATCATCACCCACGACCTGGGCGTGGTGGCCGAGCTGTCCGACGACATCCTCGTCATGTACGCGGGCAAATGCGTCGAGTACGGCCCGGCCGACAGCATTTTCTACCGCCCCGAGCACCCCTACACCTGGGGCCTGCTGGGCTCCATGCCCCGCCTCGACCGCGAGCCCACCGAGCGGCTGCTGCCCATCAAGGGCTCGCCGCCGTCGCTCATCAACGTGCCCCCCGGCTGCGCCTTCCACCCGCGCTGCCCGTACGCCGAGCGCACCGGCGGCAAGGCCGACACCGAGGTCCCCGCCCTCACCGAGACCGAGGGCGGCCACCTGGTGCGCTGTCACATGAGCAGGGACGAGCGGCGCAGCCTGTGGGAGAACGAGATCAAGCCAGTGCTGGAGATCCAGTGA